DNA from Mycobacterium sp. SMC-8:
AGACCTCCGCCTCGGTGCCACCCGCTTCCGCGGCGGCTTCGAGGCCTGCGATCAGACCCCGGTATTCGGCGACGTTGTTGGTCGCGGTGCCGATCGGTGCGGCCACCTCGGCGAGCACCGCATCGTCGTCCACCGACCGGACCACTGCACCGTAACCGGCCGGCCCGGGGTTACCGCGCGACCCGCCGTCGGCCTCAACAATCACCCTCATGGACGAGAAGCCTTGACCCGCAACAGGATCGCCGAGCACTCAGGGCACCGCAGCACGTCGTCGTCGGCGGCTGCGGCGATCCGCGCCGATTCGCCCTTGTCGATCTCGATCCGGCAGGCTCCGCAGCGACGGCCTTGCAGCACACCGGCGCCCACGCCGCCGCGCGCACGTTGGCGTTCGTAGAGCGTGACGAGCTCGTCGTCGATCGCGGCGACCAGTTCCGCACGCCTGGCCGCCGCCCGCCCCTCGCCCTCGGTCAGCTCGGCGCGGGCGACGTCACATGCGCGTTGCGCGTCGTCCAGCGCGGTCTGCAGTTCGTCGACGGTGGCCGACTCGCGGGCCTGGTCGGCCGCGAGATCCTCGCGTCGCTGCATGACCTCCAACTGGGAATCCTCGAGGCTGGCCTGACGCCGCTGCAGGGTTTCCAGCTCGTGCTGCAGGTCGGCGAGCTGCTTGGGGTCGACGGTCCCGCCGTCTAACAGCGCGCGGTCGCGGTCTTCGCGCTGACGCACGCCGTCGATCTCGGTGTCGAACTTGGCGATCTGTGCGTCCAGGTCGGCCAGCGCGATCTGCAACGCGGCGAGGCGGTCGTTGGCCGCACGGTGCGCGACCTGTGCCTCCTCCACCGCCTTCTGCTCGGGCAGGTTCTTGGCGCGGTGCCCGAGCCGGCCCAGCTCGGCGTCGAGCTCGGCCAGCTCGGCGAGCAACTGCTGTTGTGCCACTGAGGCTTTCACGTCAACATCCCTCGACATTCCATGGATCGGTACGCACGTCGGACACCGTGACAGGCAGCGACGAGCCGAAGTGGGTGCGCAGCAGGGCCGCGGCTTGATGGCACCACGGGAACTCGGTGGCCCAGTGGGCGGCGTCGATCAGCGCGACGTCCGAGGCGCGGCGGTGTTCGTCGGCCGGGTGGTGGCGCAGATCGGCGGTGACGTAGGCCTGCACCCCCGCGGCCGCCACCTCGGCCAGCAGCGAGTCCCCCGCCCCGCCGCAGACCGCGACGCGGGACACGACCGCGTCGGGATCACCGGAGGCGCGCACCCCCCAGGATGTGCTCGGCAGCGCGGCACGGACCCGGGACACGAACGCCGACAAGGGTTCCGGTTCCGCAAGGATCCCGATACGCCCTAACCCGACGTCGCCGGGCGGGTTCTGCAACGCCACGATGTCGTACGCCGGTTCCTCGTAGGGATGTGCGGCGCGCAACCCGGCGAGCACCGCGCCCCGTCGGGCGGCCGGGGCCACCATCTCTACGCGGTCCTCGGCGACGTGCTCGACGGTGCCGACCGTCCCGATCGCCGGTACGGCGCCGTCTTCCGGCAGGAATTGACCCGTGCCCGCCACACTCCAGCTGCACTGCGAGTAGTCGCCGATCTGCCCGGCGCCGGCGGCGAACATCGCCGAACGCACCGCCTCGGCGTTCTCGACCGGCACGAACACCACCCACTTATCGAGCGCAGGCCCGGACGGCACCGGCGACAGGACGTCGCAAACCTCGAGACCCAAGGTGTCGGCCAGGGCGTCCGACACCCCGGGCGACGCGCTGTCGGCGTTGGTGTGCGCGGTGAACAGCGAGCGGCGGGTGCGGATCAGCGAGTGGACCAGCGCGCCCTTCGTCGTGTCCACCGCCACCGAATCCACTCCCCGCAGCAGCAGCGGATGGTGGGCCAGCAGCAGGCCGCCCTCGGGCACCTGCGCCACCACCGCGGCGGTGGCGTCCACGGCCACGGTGACCGATTCCACCGGCTCGGCCGGGTCTCCGCAAACAAGCCCGACGGAATCCCAGCTCTGCGCCAGACGGGCAGGATAGGCCGCTTCGAGCACGTCGATGACGTCGACCAACCGGACACTTGCCACATCACGACACTAGTGCGCGCGAAGCCACTCCGAACCGAGCGGCACCCCCGGCGCGGGCTCAGGGACAATGGACGCGTGACTGACATGCTGGACAGCACCCGCCGCGTCGCCCCCGTCGGGCGCGGCGACCTGGTGATCTTCGACCTCGACGGCACCCTGACCGATTCCGCCGAGGGCATCGTCGCCAGCTTCCGTCACGCCCTGCACTCCGTCGGCGCCACCGTCCCCGACGGTGACCTGGTCAGCCGGATCGTGGGGCCGCCCATGCACGTCACACTGAGTCAGATGGGCCTCGGTGAGCGCGCCGACGCCGCGATCGCCGCGTATCGCGCTGACTACGTCAGCCGCGGCTGGTCGATGAACCGGCCGTTCGAGGGCATCCCGGCGTTGCTGTCGGATCTGGGTACCGCAGGCGTGCGGATGGCGGTGGCGACGTCGAAGGCCGAACCGACGGCTCAGCGAATCCTCGCCCACTTCGGCCTCGACGTCTGCTTCGAGGTCATCGCCGGCGCCAGCCCCGACGGCACCCGGGCCGTCAAGTCCGACGTCGTCGCGCGCGCCCTGGAGCAACTGGCGCCGGTCCCGGACCGGGTGGTGATGATCGGCGACCGCTTCCACGACGTCGAGGGCGCCGCGGTCCACGGCATCGGCACCATCGTGGTCGGCTGGGGCTACGGCCACCGTGACTTCACCGACGGCGACGGTGGCGCGCTGGCGCACGTCACCGATGTGGACGACCTGCGTGAGGTGCTCGGTGTCTGAGGTGCTGCACGTGACGTTCATCTGCTCGGGCAACATCTGCCGCAGCCCGATGGCCGAGAAGATGTTCGCCCACCAGCTCGATCAACGCGGGCTGGCCGGTGTCGTCCGGGTCAGCAGCGCGGGCACCGGCCACTGGCACGAGGGTGAGCCGGCCGACCGTCGCGCCGGGCATGTGCTCCGCGCGCACGGCTACCCGTCGGCACACCGCGCCGCCCAGGTCACCGACGACCACCTCTCGGCCGACCTCATCGTGGCGCTCGGCCGCAATCATCTGCGGATGCTGCAGCACATGGGGGTGCCGGCCGAACGGCTGCGCCTGCTGCGCTCCTTCGACTCGAGGTCGGGGGCGCATGTCCTCGACGTCGAGGATCCGTACTACGGCACCCAGGACGACTTCGAGGACGTCTTGACGGTGATCGACGCGGCGCTGCCGGGCCTGCACCGCTGGGTGGACGAGCAGCTGGCCGGACGGGAACGGGTGGGCTGACGATGCGACGGTGGGCCTTTCTGCTCCGACCACAATGGCTGGCGCTGTTCGTGGTCGTCCTGGCGTTCGCCTACCTGTGCTTCACCGTGCTTGCGCCGTGGCAGCTGGGCAAGAACACCAAGACCTCCCGGGAGAACGACCAGATCTCCCGCTCCCTGACCGCCGAGCCGGTTCCGGTGACCAGCGCGCTGCCGCAGCAGGATTCGGCGGCCCCGGACGAACAGTGGCAGCAGGTCACCGCGACGGGCCGGTACCTGCCCGAATCCGAGGTGCTGGCCCGGCTGCGGCTGATCGACGGCGACCCCGCGTTCGAGGTGCTGGTGCCGTTCGCCGTGGACGGCGGGCCGACCGTGCTGGTCGACCGCGGATACGTGCGCCCGATCGAGGGATCGAAGGTGCCGGAGTTCGATGCGCCGCCGACGGAGACGGTGACGATCACCGCGCGGCTGCGTGACTCCGAGGGCGTCGCCCGGGACAAGGCGCCGTTCGAGGCCGACGGCGTAACGCAGGTGTACTCGATCAACATCGACCAGATCTCGGCTCTGACCGGTGTGCCGCTGGCCGGTTCGTATCTGCAGCTGGTGGACAACCAGCCCGGCGGGCTCGGGGTGATCCCGCTGCCGCACCTCGACGCGGGGCCGTTCCTGTCCTACGGCATCCAGTGGATCGCATTCGGCATCATCGCCCCGATCGGCGTCGGGTATTTCGTGTACTCGGAGATCCAGGTGCGCCGCCGCGAGAAGGCGCAGGCCGACGCCGAATCCGAGCTCGCGGCTGACGAGCCCGCACCGGTCACCACCGAGCAGAAACTCGCCGACCGCTACGGCAAGCGACGCTGACCGCCGCTGCCGCGGCGACCAGCTGAACCGCGCGGGACAGCCGGACCGCCCGCGCCAGATCGTCGACGGCCGGGACGCGCCCGTCCCCCAGCGTCGGCCGGATCTCCAGCTCGTGCGCGTACTGCGTCGGCCCACCGAGCCGTACCCCGAGCGCACCGGCGAACGCCGCCTCGGCCACCCCGGCGTTCGGGCTGGGATGTCGGTCTGCGTCACGTCGCCAAGCCCGCCACGCCCCGACCGGTGAACCTCCGACCGCAGGCGCGCACAACACCACCAGCAGCCCCGTCACCCGCGCCGGGACCAGGTTCACCAGGTCATCGAATCGTGCTGCGGCCCAACCGAACCGGACATACCGCGAAGATCTGCTGCCGATCATCGCGTCGAGCGTGTTGGCACCGCGGTACACCAGCACCCCGGGGGTCCCGCCCAGCGCCGCCCACACCAGCGGGCCGATCTGCGCGTCGGAGGTGTTCTCCGCGATCGACTCCAGCGCGGCCCGGGTGAGACCCGCCGCGTCGAGCACCGAAGGGTCGCGCCCGCACAGCGACGGCAACAACCGCCGCGCGCCGTCGATGTCGCCGGCGCCGAGCAACTCCGCCATGTGCTCACCGGTGCGGCTCAGCGTGGTCCCGCCCGCGGCGGTGAACGTCGCCGCCGCCACGCACGCGGCCTCGGCCCACCCGCTGCGCCGCCGGGCGGCCCGCTCCAGCACGAGCCCCGCGGCGCCGACCGCCCCGAGCAGCGCCGCGATGTGCGCCACCCCGGCGCGGCGATCGTCGGCATAGGTGCGCCGCTCCAAAGCCGCTGCCCCGCTGCCGAACAACGCCACCGGATGCCCGCGGCGCGGATCACCGAACCACAGGTCCGACACCACACCGACAGCCATGCCCAAGCCACGCGCGAACATCCGCGCAGCGTCTCACAGCCGGAAACCGGCGATCCCGCGAGGTCGGGGTGACACACTGTGCCGATGGCTGATGTGATCTTGACCGCAAAGACCATCATCACGATGGACGACGCCGTTCCGCGGGCAGAGGCGGTCGCGGTGTCCGGCGACAGGATCGTGGCGGTGGGCCGCATCGAGGACTGCCGCGCCGCGCTGCCGGGCGCCGAGGTGGTCGACACCGGGGCGGCCGCGTTGGCCCCGGGATTTGTTGAGCCGCATGGCCATCCATTGATCAGCGGGGTCGCCACCCAGGCGCCGGCGAGGTCGATCGCCCCATGGGACTGCCCCACCTGGGCCGACGTCCAGGCGGTGTTCGCCGACGCGCTGGCCACCAGCGAACCCGGCACCCCGCTGTGGTTCGCCGGCTACGACGCGCTGCTGCACGGCCATCCGGCACCCAAAGCCGACGAACTCGACCGGATCTTCGGGGACCGCGTCACCGTCGTCACCGACAACTCCGGGCACGGCGCGTACTTCAACTCGGCGCTGATCCGCAGCAACGGCTGGGACGCCAAGCCGCCCGCCGACCCGGTCGCCTCCCACTTCGGACGCAACCCGGACGGATCGCTGAACGGCCAGGGCTTCGAGTTGCCGGTGGTCACCGCCGTCACCATGCCGCTGATGGCCCAGATGGGCGACCCGCTGGTCTCGGCCGCGCACTATTACGCGCTGATGGCGCGGGGCGGCTACACCTCGACCTCGGACATGACCTACGACCCGAAGTTCGCCGCCGGCTACGAGGCGCTCGCCGCCGCACCGTCGTGTCCGCTGCGGGTCAGCATGTGGGAGATGTCGGTCACCGACACCTATTCCGAGCCAACCACTTTCGCGGCGGGTGAGGAGTGGCTCACCAAGGCAGGTGTCAAACTGTGGGCCGACGGCTCGCCGTGGGTGGGTAACATCGCGATCTCGTTCCCGTACCTCGACACCGAGGCCACCCGCACCGCCGGCATCGATCCGGCCACCGCGGGCGGCGCGGATTCGATGAACTACAGCCGCCAACAGCTCGACGCGATCCTGGACCGCGCCGCGCCCGCGGGTTGGCAGATGGCCTTCCACGCCAACGGCGATCTGGCCCTGGACCTGGCGCTGGACTCCTACGAGGACGCGCTGACCCGGCACCGTCTGGTCGGCACCGACCACCGCTGGCGACTGGAGCACTGCGGTGCGGGGACCCGGAGACATTTCGACCGGGCCGCCCGGCTCGGGGTGCACGTGTCGCTGGCGCCGTTCCAGTACTACTACTGGGGCGAACTGCTCGACGGGGCGATGTTCGCCCCGGAGCATGGGGGGCGCTGGGCGGCGTTCGGCGACGCCGTCGCCTCCGGCGCCTGTGTGTCGCTGCACAACGACGGTTCGGTGTCGCCGCCCGAGCCACTGACCAACATCGCCACCGCGGTGACCCGCCGTACCCGCAAGGGCACCGTGCACCGCGCCGATCAGGCCATCACGCTGGACCAGGCCTGGCGTGCGCAGACCGTCGACGCCGCACGTACGCTGCACCGCGACCAGCTGGTCGGATCGATCACGGCGGGCAAGCTGGCCGACTTCGTCGAGCTGACCGCCGACCCGTGGACGGTCGCACCCGACGCGCTGATCGACACCGTGCGGGTGGCCGGCACCTGGCTGGGCGGCCGCCGGATCGATCTGGACGCGTTTCTTTCCGCGGTGGCCGGCGCCGACAA
Protein-coding regions in this window:
- a CDS encoding cobalamin biosynthesis protein; protein product: MFARGLGMAVGVVSDLWFGDPRRGHPVALFGSGAAALERRTYADDRRAGVAHIAALLGAVGAAGLVLERAARRRSGWAEAACVAAATFTAAGGTTLSRTGEHMAELLGAGDIDGARRLLPSLCGRDPSVLDAAGLTRAALESIAENTSDAQIGPLVWAALGGTPGVLVYRGANTLDAMIGSRSSRYVRFGWAAARFDDLVNLVPARVTGLLVVLCAPAVGGSPVGAWRAWRRDADRHPSPNAGVAEAAFAGALGVRLGGPTQYAHELEIRPTLGDGRVPAVDDLARAVRLSRAVQLVAAAAAVSVACRSGRRVSARW
- a CDS encoding Nif3-like dinuclear metal center hexameric protein, with product MASVRLVDVIDVLEAAYPARLAQSWDSVGLVCGDPAEPVESVTVAVDATAAVVAQVPEGGLLLAHHPLLLRGVDSVAVDTTKGALVHSLIRTRRSLFTAHTNADSASPGVSDALADTLGLEVCDVLSPVPSGPALDKWVVFVPVENAEAVRSAMFAAGAGQIGDYSQCSWSVAGTGQFLPEDGAVPAIGTVGTVEHVAEDRVEMVAPAARRGAVLAGLRAAHPYEEPAYDIVALQNPPGDVGLGRIGILAEPEPLSAFVSRVRAALPSTSWGVRASGDPDAVVSRVAVCGGAGDSLLAEVAAAGVQAYVTADLRHHPADEHRRASDVALIDAAHWATEFPWCHQAAALLRTHFGSSLPVTVSDVRTDPWNVEGC
- a CDS encoding SURF1 family protein encodes the protein MRRWAFLLRPQWLALFVVVLAFAYLCFTVLAPWQLGKNTKTSRENDQISRSLTAEPVPVTSALPQQDSAAPDEQWQQVTATGRYLPESEVLARLRLIDGDPAFEVLVPFAVDGGPTVLVDRGYVRPIEGSKVPEFDAPPTETVTITARLRDSEGVARDKAPFEADGVTQVYSINIDQISALTGVPLAGSYLQLVDNQPGGLGVIPLPHLDAGPFLSYGIQWIAFGIIAPIGVGYFVYSEIQVRRREKAQADAESELAADEPAPVTTEQKLADRYGKRR
- a CDS encoding amidohydrolase; the protein is MADVILTAKTIITMDDAVPRAEAVAVSGDRIVAVGRIEDCRAALPGAEVVDTGAAALAPGFVEPHGHPLISGVATQAPARSIAPWDCPTWADVQAVFADALATSEPGTPLWFAGYDALLHGHPAPKADELDRIFGDRVTVVTDNSGHGAYFNSALIRSNGWDAKPPADPVASHFGRNPDGSLNGQGFELPVVTAVTMPLMAQMGDPLVSAAHYYALMARGGYTSTSDMTYDPKFAAGYEALAAAPSCPLRVSMWEMSVTDTYSEPTTFAAGEEWLTKAGVKLWADGSPWVGNIAISFPYLDTEATRTAGIDPATAGGADSMNYSRQQLDAILDRAAPAGWQMAFHANGDLALDLALDSYEDALTRHRLVGTDHRWRLEHCGAGTRRHFDRAARLGVHVSLAPFQYYYWGELLDGAMFAPEHGGRWAAFGDAVASGACVSLHNDGSVSPPEPLTNIATAVTRRTRKGTVHRADQAITLDQAWRAQTVDAARTLHRDQLVGSITAGKLADFVELTADPWTVAPDALIDTVRVAGTWLGGRRIDLDAFLSAVAGADNTEHAHLAVRDTKACC
- a CDS encoding zinc ribbon domain-containing protein, giving the protein MKASVAQQQLLAELAELDAELGRLGHRAKNLPEQKAVEEAQVAHRAANDRLAALQIALADLDAQIAKFDTEIDGVRQREDRDRALLDGGTVDPKQLADLQHELETLQRRQASLEDSQLEVMQRREDLAADQARESATVDELQTALDDAQRACDVARAELTEGEGRAAARRAELVAAIDDELVTLYERQRARGGVGAGVLQGRRCGACRIEIDKGESARIAAAADDDVLRCPECSAILLRVKASRP
- a CDS encoding low molecular weight protein-tyrosine-phosphatase translates to MSEVLHVTFICSGNICRSPMAEKMFAHQLDQRGLAGVVRVSSAGTGHWHEGEPADRRAGHVLRAHGYPSAHRAAQVTDDHLSADLIVALGRNHLRMLQHMGVPAERLRLLRSFDSRSGAHVLDVEDPYYGTQDDFEDVLTVIDAALPGLHRWVDEQLAGRERVG
- a CDS encoding HAD hydrolase-like protein; this translates as MLDSTRRVAPVGRGDLVIFDLDGTLTDSAEGIVASFRHALHSVGATVPDGDLVSRIVGPPMHVTLSQMGLGERADAAIAAYRADYVSRGWSMNRPFEGIPALLSDLGTAGVRMAVATSKAEPTAQRILAHFGLDVCFEVIAGASPDGTRAVKSDVVARALEQLAPVPDRVVMIGDRFHDVEGAAVHGIGTIVVGWGYGHRDFTDGDGGALAHVTDVDDLREVLGV